In the genome of Carboxydothermus pertinax, the window ATACCGGTGAACGGAAAAGTAGTAAGGGGCTTTGGCCTTGATAGTGAAGGGTTTTTCCACGGGGGAATTGATATTGCCGGAGAGGCAAATAAACCGGTGAAGGCAGCGGCTCAAGGGGTAGTGGTGAAAGCGGGATATAAAAAAGGTTATGATAATTATCTGGTAATTTCCTGGGGTGAGCGGGAAGTTTTATATGCTAATTTAAGTGAAATCTGGGTAAAAGTTGGAGATAAGGTGGAAAAAGGTCAGGAAGTAGGGCGCACCGGAAACAGCGGGGTTTTACATTTAGAGCTTCATGATAAAGGGTTAGCCGTAGATCCGGCCCCGGTTTTTAAGGTAAATAGTTAAATGAAACTTAAGATCCACCCGCTGTTCTGGGTCTTTTTACTTCTGTATCTTGCCCTGGGGGCGTTTTTTAAAATTGGCTTAATTTTGTTTACCCTTCTTGTCCATGAAGGGTTTCATCTGTTAGTTTATCAAAAACTTTTTCGCAAACCTGTCCGTTTAACCCTATTACCCTTTGGAGGGGTAATTGAAACCACTAATCCTGTAGAATTTTTCCCGGGAAAGGAGTTTATGGTAGCTCTTGCTGGGCCCCTGGCTAAC includes:
- a CDS encoding murein hydrolase activator EnvC family protein, producing MVDKDNLKLYGDWSKPYIRKGSIRKPPGKRGGSRLFFKFFVAVVIVVGFTFWVVKDMPGAWQLKEAVKYVLTTETEVQPVFDRVLEIGMGQEENRVEATGLEIPVNGKVVRGFGLDSEGFFHGGIDIAGEANKPVKAAAQGVVVKAGYKKGYDNYLVISWGEREVLYANLSEIWVKVGDKVEKGQEVGRTGNSGVLHLELHDKGLAVDPAPVFKVNS